The window CAACACCCACACAATTCCCTCACCCTCCCCTGTGCAGTGCAGTGTTCACAAAGGTGGGTttataaagagaagaaaacgTGTAGATCAAGGAAGTGTTGAAGTACTCTCCGACAACTGAGCTCACGGCAAGTTAAATGCCTTGGGATGGAGATACTTGCCGCCCATCATCTGTGCCTTCCATAACCAGGAACAAGTAGTGTTGTCTTTTCCATTTACTGCTGGAATCAGTGAAGTAGAtcttcctcccatccctggTCACTGTAAGATCATTTACAAATGACAACTTCTGGCCTTCCATTGATGTCTTGGTTGACACAAGCATCTTTGTTTCACCTggttacaaaaagaaaaggaaaaaaagacacacaCTATATCCACACCAGAATG of the Ficedula albicollis isolate OC2 unplaced genomic scaffold, FicAlb1.5 N04756, whole genome shotgun sequence genome contains:
- the LOC101807746 gene encoding adipocyte plasma membrane-associated protein-like, coding for MLVSTKTSMEGQKLSFVNDLTVTRDGRKIYFTDSSSKWKRQHYLFLVMEGTDDGRLLEYDTVTKEVKVLMVGLRFPNGVQLSPAEDFVLVLETTMARIRRQV